TAAACCTCAGAGGCACAAAGCAGTATATTCTTGTATGGCAGCGTCGGAAGTAAGCAGTGCCAAAGATCGTCGTTATACTCAACGGTAAAGGAGGCGTCGGTAAAACGACTACCGCAGTCAATCTGGCTGCAAACTTTGCCTTAGAAAAAAAGGTGATTTTGATTGACGCAGATATTCAAGGATCTGCCAGTTGGTGGTTTGGGCGCAATCAGAATGCTATGGGATTCGATCTATCTCAAGAAATCAATCCAAAACTTTTAGGTGATTTAACAAAGCTAACAGGTTACGATTTAGTAGTAGTGGATACGCCTCCGGCGCTGCGCTCTGAAGCATTGGCGACGGTAGTAGCGATCGCAGATTATCTGGTTTTACCTACACCCCCAGCCGCAATGGATCTAGCTGTCCTAGTTGAGACAGTCAGAAAAGCTGTCACTCCTGTGGGTGTTCCCCATCGAGTGTTACTAACCAAAGTTGACACGCGCAGTTTGGGGGAAGCAGTTGAGGCACAAAACACTCTCATGGGATTAGGAATTCCTGCTTTTAAAACCTTTATTCGTGCCTATAAAGCGCACGAACGAGCAGCACTTGAGGGTGTACCAATTACTCAATGGCGAGGAAAACACGCACGCGAAGCGGAATCTGACTATCGCCGTGTAGCCAATGAATTACAGCTTGACTGGAGGAAATAATGGCAAAGAAACGTCTCTCCGATTTATTACAAGAAGAAGCACAAAAATTTACTCCTTCCGAAGGTGAATCAGCTATCGAAGTTAATGCTGAGGAAATTATCGAACAAAATACTCCAGAACTAGAGGAATCACCAACACCCGAACAACCAACTTCCGCTAGACGTACAACTCCCACCAAAGCTGATTTAGAAGTAACCATCAAAGAGTTAAAAGAAACTCTCGATCAATCTCAGCAAAAGGAAGCCGCCCTGCAAAAACAAGTTGCAGATTTACAATCCTCTGTATCCGAACAAAAAACATTAGCTAAACGGCTAACGAAAGAGCTTGATGAAGCGAAAAAAGCCGCATTGCACCTTGCAGAATCTAATTCCAAGCTGATAGAAGAAGTCAACTCTCTAAAAGAAGAAAAGGAAAAATTTGCCGAAGCCAATGCCAAACTTGTAGAACAAAGTAAACAAAGTAGCGCTTTAAAACCACAAAAGCCAACCTATCAACCAGTAAAACAAACCTATCACCAAGATAACTACAGAAAATCTTACCGAACA
The genomic region above belongs to Calothrix sp. NIES-2098 and contains:
- a CDS encoding cobyrinic acid a,c-diamide synthase, which translates into the protein MPKIVVILNGKGGVGKTTTAVNLAANFALEKKVILIDADIQGSASWWFGRNQNAMGFDLSQEINPKLLGDLTKLTGYDLVVVDTPPALRSEALATVVAIADYLVLPTPPAAMDLAVLVETVRKAVTPVGVPHRVLLTKVDTRSLGEAVEAQNTLMGLGIPAFKTFIRAYKAHERAALEGVPITQWRGKHAREAESDYRRVANELQLDWRK